The Larus michahellis chromosome 2, bLarMic1.1, whole genome shotgun sequence genome window below encodes:
- the SEC22C gene encoding vesicle-trafficking protein SEC22c, translating to MSMIFFACVVRVRDGLPLSASTDFHFNRDFLECRKRLKALSSILAQYPSRGTAKGRDLSIHFLSSGDIACMAICSSNYSTIMAFCFLEELQWEFAASYDTTSISLASRPYAFLEFDNIIQKVKCRFNSVSRSQMKANWEKVKEELKFRPPVQLKLEDTELMNGMTNGRHAGVHVEVVPTYRMQPVTPLGILSLVLNIMCGALNLIRGVHLAEYSFQEDDEGIGNVIAFLLPFLACIFQCYLYLFYSSARKVKTFVLFSSVCLCNIYLYGLRNLWQIAFHIGVASLSSYQILTRQLMEKQPDCGV from the exons ATGTCCATGATCTTCTTTGCCTGTGTGGTGCGGGTGAGGGATGGACTTCCCCTCTCAGCCTCCACAGATTTTCATTTCAACCGGGACTTTCTGGAATGCAGAAAGAGATTAAAAGCATTATCCTCAATTCTGGCGCAGTATCCAAGTCGAGGCACGGCAAAAGGACGTGACCTTAGCATACA tttccTTTCTTCTGGGGATATTGCCTGCATGGCGATCTGTTCCAGCAATTACTCAACCATCATGGCGTTTTGCTTCCTGGAAGAGCTTCAATGGGAATTTGCTGCTTCCTATGATACAACAAGCATCAGTTTAGCTTCCAGACCGTACGCTTTTCTTGAATTTG ATAACATTATTCAGAAAGTGAAATGCCGTTTTAACTCTGTGAGTCGCTCTCAAATGAAGGCCAACTGGGAGAAGGTTAAGGAGGAGCTGAAGTTCCGGCCCCCGGTTCAGCTGAAACTAGAGGATACGGAGCTGATGAATGGGATGACTAACGGCAGGCATGCAGGCGTTCATGTGGAGGTTG tccctaCTTACAGAATGCAGCCTGTGACTCCCCTGGGGATTCTGTCGCTTGTTCTGAACATCATGTGTGGAGCTTTGAATCTCATTCGAGGAGTTCACCTGGCAGAGTATTCATTTCAG GAGGACGATGAAGGAATTGGAAATGTGATAgcttttttacttccttttctaGCCTGTATTTTTCAG TGTTACTTGTACCTCTTCTACAGCTCGGCAAGGAAGGTGAAGACATTTGTactcttttcctctgtttgtttATGCAACATTTACTTGTACGGATTACGGAACCTCTGGCAAATAGCCTTTCACATAGGAGTGGCATCTCTTTCTTCTTATCAGATACTGACGAGGCAACTGATGGAGAAACAGCCTGATTGCGGAGTATGA